GATCCCCGAGAAGGCGGGCGACCCGCCGAGGTGCTGAGCCAGCCTCCCGTCGGCCTCCCACGTCTTCGACTCGACGGCGCGGCCATACGCGAGCCCGAGCATGCGCGCCGCCGCGCCCATGAACTCGACGTCGTCCTGCGTGAAGGCCGTCTGGCCCTCGGAGCGCTCTCGCTCCGCGTACAGCAGGAACACGCGGTCGCGGGCGAGCCCGGTCCTGACCGGAATGATCGCGACGGCGCCCGCGCCGCCGGGGGCCGAGGCGTCCTTGAGCCGCCCCTCGCTCAGCACGAGCGGGCTTCCGTGCCCTCGCACATCGATGGTGGCCCGCACGAACTTCGTGACATCGGCCACGCCCCTGCCGGTCCGGTCCACGGACGCGGCGACCGACGGGCCGCTCTCGGCGACCGAGAACAGCACGAGCCGCCCGACGAGAAGCGCGTCGGCGATGCTGCCCGCGAACCGGTAGAGGTCGTCGGCGCCGGGCTCCGACATCTCGAGGAACCGGTAGCCCTCCGCGATGGCCGCGTAGCGGCCGCCGCCACCGACGCTCGTCCCCGCCAGCTCGGCGTCGAGCTCGCCGACGGCCGCGTCGACCTCGGAGAGCCCGTGCTCGTCCCGCGCGACCTCGAAACGCAGCCGCGCGCGCTCGAACCACGTCCTCGCGCGGTCCGGCTCCCCGCCGGCCTTGAGCGCCTTGCCGCGCTCGAGCTCGCACCGCGCGACCCAGTCGCCCGCGCCGACGCGGGTGAACACGGCCTCGGCGGACGAGAGCCGCGCTTCGATGGTGTCGAGCGGGATCTCCCGCCCGGACGACTCCCTGAGTCCCACGGCGCCGGTGAGCGCCGCGCGCGCGAGCTCGAAGCACTCGCCCGTCCTGCGCAGCGTCTCCTCGGCCTGACACAGCAGCGACTCCGCGGCCACTCGCTCGCCCCGCGCGTAGTGCACGGCCGCCATGGTCCGAAGCGTCGCGCCCTCCTCGATCCGGTCGCCGACGCTCCTGGTGAGCCGCAGCGCGTCGTTGCAGTCACGCTCGGCGTCGTCGAGGCGCCCCAGGGCGTAGAGGGCCTCGGCCCGCCGCCTGAGCACCTCGCCGACCACGTCGCTGCCGGCCGACACGCGGTATGCCGCCGCGATCGCCTTGTCGAGCGTCGCGAGCGCCGACTCCGGCTTCCGCTGGTCGAGCTCGAGGGTCGCCAGATACTCGAGGGCGAGAGCCTCCGCCCTCCGATAGCCGTTCTCCCGGGAGACAACGAGACCCTGCTCGAAGATGCCCCGGGCCTTGTCCCACTCGCGCCGCAGCCGGTAGACGTTCCCCAGCGCCGACTCCGCGGCGACCAGACCGCGGTTCGCTCCCAGGCGCCGGTAGATGTCTCGCGCCTCGTTCAGGTGCTCCTCGGCCTCCGCCCACCGCGACAGCCTGTGGAGCACGATGCCGATGTTCGTGAGCCGGTCCGCCGCCGCCGCGGACCGACCGAGCTTCCTGTCGATCGCGAGCGCGTTCCGGAAGTGCTCGAGGGCGCCGTTGAGGTCGCCGGAGCGCTTCGCGAGCACGCCGAGGTTGTTATAGGCCGACGCGAGGCCGGCCTCGTTCGCGAGCCGCTTCTGCG
The nucleotide sequence above comes from Candidatus Effluviviaceae Genus I sp.. Encoded proteins:
- a CDS encoding sigma 54-interacting transcriptional regulator — encoded protein: LTAEIDVVRARVEIESGRFEEAREAAARAYDALKGSADSVLLAEAGKALGIAHAELGNLTAARDFFTDYLVTQKRLANEAGLASAYNNLGVLAKRSGDLNGALEHFRNALAIDRKLGRSAAAADRLTNIGIVLHRLSRWAEAEEHLNEARDIYRRLGANRGLVAAESALGNVYRLRREWDKARGIFEQGLVVSRENGYRRAEALALEYLATLELDQRKPESALATLDKAIAAAYRVSAGSDVVGEVLRRRAEALYALGRLDDAERDCNDALRLTRSVGDRIEEGATLRTMAAVHYARGERVAAESLLCQAEETLRRTGECFELARAALTGAVGLRESSGREIPLDTIEARLSSAEAVFTRVGAGDWVARCELERGKALKAGGEPDRARTWFERARLRFEVARDEHGLSEVDAAVGELDAELAGTSVGGGGRYAAIAEGYRFLEMSEPGADDLYRFAGSIADALLVGRLVLFSVAESGPSVAASVDRTGRGVADVTKFVRATIDVRGHGSPLVLSEGRLKDASAPGGAGAVAIIPVRTGLARDRVFLLYAERERSEGQTAFTQDDVEFMGAAARMLGLAYGRAVESKTWEADGRLAQHLGGSPAFSGIITRSPEMLRILEDVERLKESRVPVVIRGESGTGKELIARAIHEGGRSKTGHFVALNAGAIAPHLQESELFGHVKGAFTDADRDREGLVQAAAGGTLFLDEIGEMSPQLQVKLLRFLQNGEYRRVGESLTRTSDARVVSASNKDLSEAVRNGTFRRDLYYRLCAVIVEVPPLRDRPEDVPLLMQHFLDLYSAKEHKRITGFTREARELLLRHDWRENNVRELENEVRRGVALCADGEAIGLDKLRPELRERHRAGQPGETTGERSLRDEVETLERTRILEALTRSSWNKQRAAELLGLSRTGLHAKMRKYGIG